Proteins found in one Bdellovibrionales bacterium genomic segment:
- a CDS encoding cold shock domain-containing protein: protein MQGTVKWFKPEKGFGFVAPEDGGKDIFIHKSIVARLGLATLENGQHVKMAVHTSPKGREAVSVELL, encoded by the coding sequence ATGCAAGGCACGGTCAAATGGTTCAAGCCGGAAAAAGGCTTCGGCTTTGTTGCGCCCGAAGATGGCGGCAAGGATATCTTTATCCATAAAAGCATTGTCGCCCGCCTTGGGCTTGCGACCTTGGAAAATGGACAGCATGTCAAAATGGCCGTCCACACATCCCCCAAGGGCCGCGAAGCCGTATCGGTTGAGCTGCTTTAA
- a CDS encoding glycerophosphodiester phosphodiesterase family protein, producing the protein MIPHLAFNPPVIAHRGAGLNAPENTLASVREAKAQGAKWIEFDVKITYDGIPILMHDETLERTTTGQGFVAEATWETLQNLDAGVSFDPRFKGEKIPLLVDVISAVLASDMSVIVEIKPCPGRAKATTMVTMIEMAKIWPDRDDLPVISSFDLECLEVAAQLEPHWPRCVLMDRWDVKWRDKVDQVEASAICVYEEQLTQARVQEMIGYKVPLLAYTVQQPERAKELLDWGVAAVYAGCPRAILDCL; encoded by the coding sequence ATGATTCCACACCTTGCCTTTAATCCGCCTGTCATCGCCCACCGAGGGGCGGGGCTTAATGCGCCCGAAAACACATTGGCCTCGGTGCGCGAAGCCAAAGCGCAAGGCGCGAAGTGGATCGAGTTCGACGTCAAAATAACCTATGACGGTATCCCCATTTTGATGCACGACGAGACGTTGGAGCGCACCACGACCGGCCAAGGCTTTGTGGCTGAGGCGACGTGGGAGACGCTCCAGAATCTTGATGCGGGGGTCTCTTTTGATCCTCGCTTTAAAGGCGAGAAGATTCCTTTGTTGGTCGATGTCATTTCCGCTGTTCTGGCTAGTGATATGTCGGTGATTGTCGAGATCAAGCCTTGCCCTGGACGGGCCAAGGCGACGACGATGGTCACCATGATTGAAATGGCGAAAATATGGCCTGACCGTGATGATCTTCCTGTTATTTCCAGCTTTGATCTAGAATGCCTTGAGGTTGCGGCGCAGCTTGAGCCTCATTGGCCGCGTTGCGTTTTGATGGATCGCTGGGACGTGAAGTGGCGCGATAAGGTTGATCAAGTTGAGGCAAGCGCGATTTGCGTTTATGAAGAACAACTCACGCAAGCGCGCGTGCAGGAAATGATTGGGTATAAGGTTCCTTTGCTGGCCTACACGGTGCAGCAGCCTGAGCGGGCAAAAGAATTGCTGGATTGGGGCGTCGCCGCCGTCTATGCTGGTTGCCCGCGAGCTATACTTGATTGTTTATAA